Below is a genomic region from Actinomycetota bacterium.
TGAAGGGTTCAGTTGGAACCACTACTAGTATCTACCACACCAGGCTTCCCCATCAATGGGAGTTGGAGAGAATGATGGGCGAGGTCCTCTCCAGGGAGGCCAGAAGGAGGCTGCGCTGGATAGAGCACTTTCGCAGCTGCGGAAATGCCAGGATGACCTGCCGCCACTTCGCCATCTCCCCCACCACCTTCTACAAGTGGCTGAAGAGGTACCTGAAACGGGGGC
It encodes:
- a CDS encoding helix-turn-helix domain containing protein gives rise to the protein MKGSVGTTTSIYHTRLPHQWELERMMGEVLSREARRRLRWIEHFRSCGNARMTCRHFAISPTTFYKWLKRYLKRGLRGLEDLPRTPKRKRVSEIPWQTIQLICDLRREHPAWSKHKIAVILKRDYGIRLSSSSV